The following are from one region of the Thermofilum sp. genome:
- a CDS encoding glutamate--tRNA ligase, with the protein MELDVRQIARKHALANAVKFGGVARVDAVVSKVFAEVPELRKQARDVVKVVQEVVEEVNAMSREDQERLLAEIWPDAFKVEKKREEKRLPPLPRVEELGGFVVTRFAPNPDFALHLGSARPAVLSFYYAKRMYRGKFILRFEDTDPKTKRPMPEAYDAIREDLKWLGVSWDEEYIQSLRMEIYYEHAKMLIERGGAYVCLHSREEISRMRSLGIPDPCRDLPVEVQLERWDRMLSGEYGEEEAVVRIKTDPAHPNPSVRDWIAMRIIDTSKYPHPLVGDKYVVWPTYNYACALDDHLMGVTHILRGEEHAVNTLKQEYIYRHMGWKPPVGIHFGRLNLGGMILSKSVMRKGIEKGLFEGWDDIRLGTLKALRRRGILPETIWELILEVGLRPSSARISVEKLHAVNRKLLEPRANRYMFVTEPLTVVKLEGLSMPAVAEIIVHPSFPERGRRRIELKEHRVFVGEEVKRMGEVRLMGLGNFSVRGDALIFLNNDVSYAKEKNLQIVQWAPVEGAVPGEVLKAAGTKVEEVKGYGEPEIAGLPVGEQVQLVRVGFAKVEKKGEEGVVFIYTHD; encoded by the coding sequence ATGGAGTTGGATGTGAGGCAGATTGCGCGGAAGCACGCGTTAGCTAACGCTGTGAAGTTTGGCGGGGTAGCGAGGGTTGATGCGGTCGTGAGCAAGGTGTTCGCCGAGGTGCCTGAGCTGCGGAAGCAGGCGCGGGATGTTGTCAAGGTAGTGCAGGAGGTTGTGGAAGAGGTAAATGCCATGAGCCGGGAGGATCAGGAGAGGCTTCTCGCGGAGATATGGCCCGATGCGTTTAAGGTCGAGAAGAAGAGGGAGGAGAAGCGGTTACCGCCGCTTCCTAGGGTGGAGGAGCTGGGCGGTTTCGTGGTGACGAGGTTTGCGCCAAACCCTGACTTCGCGCTGCATTTGGGAAGCGCAAGGCCAGCGGTTCTGAGTTTCTACTACGCCAAGCGGATGTATAGGGGTAAGTTCATCCTCAGGTTCGAGGACACGGATCCTAAGACAAAGAGGCCGATGCCGGAGGCTTACGACGCGATAAGAGAAGATCTCAAGTGGTTGGGGGTCAGCTGGGACGAGGAGTACATCCAGAGCCTCAGAATGGAGATCTACTACGAGCACGCGAAGATGCTGATCGAGCGAGGAGGAGCTTACGTCTGCCTGCACTCGAGGGAGGAGATCAGCAGGATGCGAAGCTTAGGGATACCGGATCCGTGCAGGGATCTACCCGTCGAGGTGCAGCTAGAGCGTTGGGACAGGATGCTTTCGGGCGAGTACGGGGAGGAGGAAGCGGTGGTGAGGATCAAGACCGACCCTGCCCACCCCAACCCTTCGGTTAGAGACTGGATCGCGATGAGGATCATCGACACGTCGAAGTACCCCCACCCGTTGGTCGGCGACAAATACGTAGTCTGGCCCACGTACAACTACGCGTGCGCGCTTGACGACCACCTGATGGGAGTAACGCACATATTGAGAGGAGAGGAGCACGCTGTTAACACTCTGAAGCAGGAGTACATTTACCGGCACATGGGCTGGAAGCCCCCGGTGGGGATACACTTCGGCCGCCTCAACTTGGGTGGAATGATTCTCAGCAAGTCGGTAATGCGAAAGGGAATCGAGAAGGGTCTCTTCGAGGGATGGGATGACATTAGGCTCGGAACTCTGAAGGCGCTTAGGAGGAGGGGGATCCTCCCCGAGACAATCTGGGAGCTTATCCTCGAGGTGGGGTTGAGGCCGTCTAGCGCGAGAATCAGCGTCGAGAAGCTTCACGCAGTCAACAGGAAGCTGCTAGAGCCCCGCGCAAACAGGTACATGTTCGTGACCGAGCCGCTAACTGTGGTGAAACTCGAGGGCCTGAGCATGCCCGCAGTAGCCGAGATAATCGTGCACCCGTCTTTCCCCGAAAGAGGAAGGAGAAGAATTGAGCTAAAAGAGCATCGCGTGTTCGTCGGGGAAGAGGTGAAAAGAATGGGCGAGGTTAGGTTGATGGGGCTGGGCAACTTCTCGGTTCGAGGCGACGCGCTAATCTTCCTCAACAACGACGTCAGCTACGCGAAGGAGAAGAATCTCCAGATCGTGCAGTGGGCACCAGTTGAGGGAGCTGTCCCGGGAGAGGTTCTCAAAGCTGCTGGCACGAAAGTCGAGGAAGTGAAGGGGTACGGTGAGCCGGAGATAGCCGGGCTGCCCGTAGGGGAGCAGGTTCAGCTCGTTCGCGTAGGTTTCGCGAAAGTGGAGAAGAAAGGGGAGGAGGGGGTAGTCTTCATCTATACTCACGACTGA
- a CDS encoding FGGY-family carbohydrate kinase, protein MHSKELILTIDVGTTNAKAAVFHESGRLLAVEGYEYPTHFPRPGWAEQDPEDWWSYAVLAARDAIKRARATPDAFIGVAVSSQRETLAFIDREGRSLGRVPTWMDRRSLPQAEEIKRRLGVKEVYERTGLIVDATFTATKLLWFKENCRELLERAWIGLQPKDYIVYKLTGVAVTDETVASRTMLFNIRERRWDEKLISELGLSDYAYILPEVKRSWEVVGGVKEDSARLIGIAPGTPVLAGTGDRTAEVLGAGILGPEKAEESTGTGSTTATMVPQPLLDPRMRFSVGVAPIPSRWVVEAGISTAGAILRWFRDHATEGVDYLASRTRRRAYEFFDLEAEYVPPGSGGVLVLPFFSGARSPRWNPYARGVIFGLTVFHTRAHLFRAMMEGVAYELRKILESFEEIGIKPRELVLMGGGAKTPTWARIKANVTNREVIIPELLDAALGGDAVLVAYSAGACKSFEEAVSRFFRERVRLKPDPELVKIYEKYYAIYEKLYTSVENLFKEISEISEPPVAQPPWDIENLTHLLFKLES, encoded by the coding sequence GTGCACAGTAAAGAGCTTATCCTGACGATCGATGTAGGAACGACTAACGCGAAGGCGGCCGTCTTCCACGAGAGCGGTCGGCTCCTCGCTGTCGAGGGGTACGAGTACCCTACTCACTTCCCGAGACCGGGCTGGGCTGAGCAGGACCCTGAAGATTGGTGGAGCTACGCAGTTCTCGCCGCTCGAGACGCGATCAAGCGAGCGAGAGCGACGCCCGACGCCTTCATAGGGGTAGCTGTTAGCAGCCAGCGGGAGACGCTGGCGTTTATCGACAGGGAGGGTAGGAGCCTCGGCCGAGTACCGACGTGGATGGACCGCAGGAGCTTGCCCCAAGCAGAGGAGATTAAGCGGAGGCTCGGTGTCAAAGAGGTGTACGAGAGGACCGGGCTGATCGTGGATGCGACGTTCACCGCCACGAAGCTTTTGTGGTTCAAGGAGAACTGTAGGGAGCTCTTGGAGAGAGCCTGGATCGGCTTGCAGCCAAAAGACTACATCGTCTACAAGCTGACAGGTGTAGCTGTAACTGACGAGACTGTCGCATCGAGAACCATGCTCTTCAACATCAGAGAGCGCCGGTGGGACGAGAAGCTTATCTCGGAGCTGGGGCTCTCCGACTACGCGTACATACTCCCAGAGGTGAAACGCAGCTGGGAGGTAGTAGGCGGCGTGAAGGAAGACTCGGCTAGGCTTATTGGAATCGCCCCTGGCACCCCTGTTCTTGCGGGAACTGGCGACAGGACTGCGGAAGTGCTGGGCGCGGGGATTCTCGGTCCCGAGAAAGCCGAGGAGTCCACCGGAACCGGCTCTACCACGGCGACCATGGTCCCCCAGCCGCTCTTAGATCCGAGGATGCGCTTCTCGGTGGGAGTGGCCCCCATTCCCAGCAGGTGGGTGGTTGAGGCAGGTATCTCGACTGCAGGCGCTATCCTCAGGTGGTTCCGCGACCACGCTACTGAAGGGGTGGATTACCTTGCTTCGAGAACCAGGAGAAGGGCCTACGAGTTCTTCGACTTAGAAGCCGAGTACGTGCCTCCGGGATCAGGTGGGGTGCTCGTGCTCCCCTTCTTCTCCGGCGCCCGGTCGCCGAGGTGGAATCCCTACGCGAGAGGCGTGATCTTCGGGCTCACAGTCTTCCACACCCGCGCGCACCTCTTCAGAGCTATGATGGAGGGCGTGGCGTACGAGCTGAGGAAGATTCTAGAAAGCTTCGAGGAGATAGGCATCAAGCCCAGAGAGCTCGTCCTAATGGGTGGCGGCGCTAAGACCCCCACCTGGGCAAGAATCAAGGCGAACGTGACGAACAGGGAAGTCATCATTCCGGAGCTGCTCGACGCCGCGCTGGGGGGAGATGCCGTGCTCGTAGCCTACAGCGCCGGAGCGTGCAAGAGCTTTGAGGAGGCAGTCTCAAGATTCTTCCGGGAGAGAGTTAGGCTGAAGCCTGACCCCGAGCTCGTAAAGATCTACGAGAAGTACTACGCTATCTACGAGAAACTTTACACTTCCGTAGAGAACCTCTTCAAGGAGATTTCTGAGATCTCCGAACCTCCTGTAGCCCAGCCCCCCTGGGACATCGAGAACCTCACGCATCTGCTTTTCAAGCTGGAGTCGTAA
- a CDS encoding acyltransferase, whose translation MSYFIHPTAVVEEGAVIGEGTRIWHFAHVRRGARIGSRCNIGKDVYIDENVVIGNGVKIQNGVSVYRGVTLENNVFVGPYAVFTNDKYPRAFSTDWVVVPTLVKEGASIGANATIVCGVTIGRYAMVAAGSVVTKDVPDHGLVMGNPARLVGFVCYCGRPLKRVVELNDESVVLECDQCSKKVAVGRKLYEEAERNRKKIKGEY comes from the coding sequence ATGAGCTACTTCATCCACCCAACGGCAGTAGTAGAGGAGGGGGCGGTGATCGGCGAAGGAACGAGGATCTGGCACTTCGCCCACGTGAGGAGGGGGGCTAGGATCGGCTCCAGGTGCAACATAGGCAAGGACGTGTACATAGATGAGAACGTTGTGATAGGCAACGGCGTGAAGATTCAGAACGGCGTGTCCGTTTACAGGGGTGTGACATTGGAAAACAACGTTTTCGTAGGGCCCTACGCGGTCTTCACTAACGACAAGTACCCCCGAGCCTTCTCGACGGATTGGGTGGTTGTCCCGACGCTGGTGAAGGAGGGGGCTTCTATCGGTGCTAACGCGACTATCGTCTGCGGAGTCACTATAGGAAGGTACGCGATGGTTGCTGCGGGCAGCGTTGTCACTAAGGATGTCCCCGACCACGGGCTCGTGATGGGGAACCCTGCGAGGCTCGTAGGCTTTGTCTGCTACTGCGGGAGGCCCTTGAAGCGCGTAGTTGAGCTAAACGACGAGAGCGTAGTGCTCGAGTGCGACCAATGCAGCAAGAAGGTTGCTGTGGGAAGGAAGCTCTACGAGGAAGCCGAGAGAAACAGGAAGAAGATTAAGGGAGAGTATTAA
- the rnhB gene encoding ribonuclease HII encodes MDEAGRGPLFGPMVIAIAVIGEEKEHLLAELGVRDSKLLTPSRREVVRAQMEKLLDFYSLRVVEPREIDEAVSRGGLNLLEVKVICELVRRALEKTPLGVVYVDSPDPKPERFGSLLSQMLGGSVRVVARNGADRDFAIVAAASILAKTERDRLVEQLKRLYGDFGSGYPSDPRTREFAEKWLREHGEPPPFARKSWSTWSSLRKKESLERFLV; translated from the coding sequence GTGGACGAGGCTGGTCGAGGGCCGCTCTTCGGCCCAATGGTCATCGCGATCGCCGTGATCGGCGAGGAGAAAGAGCACCTTCTCGCAGAGCTGGGGGTCAGGGACTCAAAGCTGCTGACACCATCTAGAAGGGAGGTTGTTAGAGCCCAGATGGAGAAGTTACTGGACTTTTACTCACTTCGAGTGGTGGAGCCGCGCGAGATAGACGAAGCCGTGAGCAGAGGGGGCTTGAACTTGCTTGAAGTGAAAGTGATCTGCGAGCTGGTGCGGAGAGCGCTCGAGAAGACCCCCTTGGGCGTGGTGTACGTGGACAGCCCTGACCCGAAGCCTGAGAGGTTTGGCAGCCTGCTCTCCCAGATGCTGGGAGGCTCCGTCCGCGTGGTTGCCCGGAACGGGGCTGACAGAGACTTCGCGATAGTAGCGGCAGCCTCCATACTGGCGAAAACCGAGCGGGATAGGCTCGTGGAGCAGCTCAAGAGGCTGTACGGCGACTTCGGCTCCGGCTACCCTTCAGACCCCAGAACCAGGGAGTTTGCAGAGAAGTGGCTTAGGGAGCACGGCGAGCCGCCCCCCTTCGCTAGGAAATCTTGGAGCACGTGGTCGTCGCTACGTAAAAAAGAGTCCCTAGAGAGGTTCCTGGTATGA
- the tatA gene encoding twin-arginine translocase TatA/TatE family subunit — MLPVGSQEVLPLQFQVGPTEILLLIIIALILFGPKKLPELARAAGEAVRVFREESQKLTSEEPQESRKPSVSDEELKKLAEKLGIASEGKTKEQLVEEVIAKAKEKGLI; from the coding sequence ATGCTCCCCGTTGGCAGCCAGGAGGTTCTGCCGCTGCAGTTCCAGGTGGGCCCCACGGAGATACTCCTACTGATCATAATAGCGCTGATTCTCTTCGGCCCGAAGAAGCTCCCCGAGCTTGCGAGAGCCGCAGGTGAGGCTGTCCGTGTCTTCAGGGAAGAAAGCCAGAAGCTCACGTCCGAGGAGCCGCAGGAAAGCAGGAAGCCGTCAGTCTCTGATGAGGAGTTGAAGAAGCTTGCCGAAAAGCTCGGCATTGCGAGCGAGGGGAAGACTAAAGAGCAGTTGGTTGAGGAGGTTATCGCGAAAGCGAAAGAGAAGGGCCTCATTTAG
- a CDS encoding isoaspartyl peptidase/L-asparaginase — MSGETVAVHGGAGRLRRSLLDTRQQLERGLREALSAGLEELGSGSALDAVEAAVKSMEASGVFNAGKGAALNALGQVELDASIMFGRDLSLGSVAAQRYTWNAVSLARKVMELTDHVLIVGAGADELAMKLGFEKHPGPSQRAKEIYAEMLESARRGEYALWRKNAEVLRMLAGDTVGAVALDKEGNLAAATSTGGIYLKLPGRVGDTPLPGAGVYAENGVVAVSATGVGEYIARYLAAARVAELVRRGTPLREAVVTVVKGMTEFFGLVNTVGLISLSSTGEYGEATNCEVFLRGLARRGEPPRVAVLAEESVT, encoded by the coding sequence GTGAGCGGAGAGACAGTAGCCGTTCATGGGGGCGCTGGTAGGCTGCGCAGAAGCCTCCTCGATACGAGGCAGCAGCTCGAGAGAGGGCTCAGGGAAGCTTTGTCCGCGGGATTAGAGGAGCTGGGCTCGGGGAGCGCGCTCGACGCCGTGGAGGCAGCTGTTAAGAGCATGGAGGCCTCCGGCGTCTTCAACGCGGGTAAGGGTGCTGCTCTCAACGCGCTAGGCCAAGTCGAGCTCGACGCGAGCATCATGTTCGGGAGAGACCTCTCCCTAGGTTCTGTCGCCGCCCAGAGGTACACCTGGAACGCCGTCTCCCTAGCGAGGAAAGTGATGGAGCTCACAGACCATGTCCTCATCGTCGGCGCGGGAGCCGACGAGCTAGCGATGAAGCTGGGTTTCGAGAAGCACCCGGGTCCCAGCCAGCGAGCAAAGGAGATCTACGCCGAGATGCTGGAATCCGCTAGGAGAGGCGAGTACGCGCTCTGGCGTAAAAACGCTGAAGTACTCAGAATGCTTGCTGGCGACACTGTCGGAGCGGTGGCTCTAGACAAAGAAGGCAACCTGGCAGCTGCGACGAGCACTGGCGGAATCTACCTGAAGCTCCCCGGCCGAGTGGGGGATACGCCTTTACCAGGAGCGGGAGTCTACGCGGAAAACGGAGTGGTCGCGGTCAGCGCCACGGGGGTTGGCGAGTACATCGCCAGGTACCTCGCGGCAGCGAGGGTGGCGGAGCTTGTCAGGAGGGGCACCCCGCTGCGGGAAGCAGTAGTCACCGTTGTTAAGGGTATGACGGAGTTTTTCGGCCTAGTAAACACGGTTGGCTTGATCTCGCTGAGCTCGACAGGCGAGTACGGTGAAGCGACGAACTGCGAAGTCTTCCTCAGGGGGCTGGCTAGGCGAGGGGAGCCTCCGCGGGTGGCTGTGCTAGCCGAAGAGTCGGTCACCTGA
- a CDS encoding AEC family transporter — MFAELAKVYVPLAAGAAYGILRKPSEEQLSFFEKLILDVLMPLVIFTSTYSRLISGDFLGLRLIALSALCSAAALAAARLLRFSAEEALTAMYANAGYIPLGVATSFWGQQGAASVGFYIIGNNAFSNTAAPLVLGGKSLRESSRRLLAFPPLYGLFLGLALSLARAQLPEFIASTLSTLASTAPPLALMAVGLEMGRSLGRVEAGDLKPYALRVSLAVPLTLLFAAAQLVQGIDARVAFIESVMPSAASCIPVARALNLDAAKTARIVLVSTLFSTLVMLPFAVMLVR; from the coding sequence GTGTTCGCAGAGCTAGCGAAGGTTTACGTGCCGCTCGCCGCGGGCGCAGCTTACGGGATCTTGAGAAAACCCAGCGAGGAGCAGCTTAGCTTCTTCGAAAAGCTGATCCTGGACGTTCTCATGCCCTTAGTTATATTCACGTCAACGTACTCTCGCCTCATCTCAGGCGACTTTCTCGGCTTGCGCCTCATCGCCCTGAGCGCTCTCTGCTCAGCAGCAGCTCTAGCGGCTGCCCGCCTCCTCAGGTTCTCCGCCGAGGAAGCTCTTACAGCTATGTACGCGAACGCCGGCTACATACCGCTTGGTGTCGCTACAAGCTTCTGGGGCCAGCAGGGAGCAGCTAGCGTCGGCTTCTACATCATAGGGAATAACGCTTTCTCCAACACCGCCGCTCCATTAGTGCTGGGCGGTAAGAGCCTTAGAGAAAGCAGCAGGAGGCTCCTAGCTTTCCCGCCGCTCTACGGACTCTTCTTAGGCCTAGCGCTTTCGCTCGCGCGCGCACAGCTTCCGGAATTCATAGCAAGTACGCTAAGCACGCTGGCCTCCACCGCTCCACCACTGGCTCTGATGGCTGTAGGTCTCGAGATGGGCAGGAGCCTAGGGCGCGTGGAGGCCGGAGACCTGAAACCCTACGCGTTAAGGGTCTCGCTTGCCGTTCCGCTGACTCTGCTCTTCGCTGCTGCACAGCTAGTTCAGGGCATAGATGCACGAGTGGCTTTCATCGAGAGCGTTATGCCGAGCGCCGCGAGCTGCATTCCCGTAGCTAGAGCACTGAATCTCGACGCGGCAAAAACCGCGAGGATCGTTCTCGTATCAACGCTCTTCTCTACGCTAGTGATGCTCCCCTTCGCGGTAATGCTTGTCAGGTGA
- a CDS encoding sugar phosphate isomerase/epimerase family protein, with protein sequence MFAVLSRKGEVEVVARFPWRVSIVGFMANPQVLQAVPQAVKETFEMLSEDPFFDIIEVQPLPEEAWQVAEKVASARGVEIALGMQPFVLTRGVNPSALDEDIRRKSVGVILEEMKRAYAHGVRKLAFSSGPDPGPANREAALDALVRSLKEVCAEAQKLGVTVILETFDREWDRKQLIGPIGDAVKVAREVRESYGNFGLMWDLSHGPLLNEKPSDIKVAKEYLAHVHIGCAKRLPDGRMVDWHPGFYRPGAINGVEDVAELLKVLLEIGYKGAVGFEVKPEEGQAWLEPVQAAKGVLYTAFARLVSQLHG encoded by the coding sequence ATGTTCGCTGTTCTATCGAGGAAAGGCGAGGTTGAGGTTGTAGCCCGCTTCCCCTGGCGCGTCAGCATTGTCGGCTTCATGGCGAACCCGCAGGTTCTTCAGGCTGTCCCTCAGGCCGTCAAGGAGACTTTCGAGATGCTCAGCGAGGATCCGTTCTTCGATATCATTGAGGTGCAGCCCCTTCCAGAGGAGGCGTGGCAGGTAGCAGAGAAAGTAGCTTCCGCGAGGGGTGTTGAGATCGCGCTAGGCATGCAGCCTTTCGTGCTCACGAGGGGGGTTAACCCGAGCGCACTGGACGAGGACATTAGGAGAAAGTCTGTGGGAGTGATTCTCGAAGAGATGAAAAGAGCCTACGCGCACGGGGTGAGGAAACTGGCTTTCAGTAGCGGGCCTGACCCAGGGCCGGCGAACCGTGAGGCGGCGTTAGACGCGCTCGTGAGGAGCCTGAAGGAGGTTTGCGCTGAGGCGCAGAAGCTGGGAGTTACAGTGATCCTTGAGACGTTTGACCGAGAGTGGGACAGAAAGCAGCTGATCGGCCCTATAGGAGACGCCGTGAAAGTCGCTAGAGAAGTTCGAGAGAGCTACGGCAACTTCGGGCTCATGTGGGATCTAAGCCACGGACCCCTGCTCAACGAGAAGCCTTCCGACATCAAAGTGGCGAAAGAGTACCTGGCACACGTGCACATAGGATGCGCGAAGAGGCTTCCCGACGGGAGGATGGTGGACTGGCACCCCGGTTTCTACAGGCCGGGAGCCATCAACGGGGTTGAGGACGTGGCAGAGCTCCTGAAGGTTCTGCTAGAGATAGGCTACAAGGGCGCTGTGGGTTTCGAGGTTAAGCCTGAGGAGGGCCAGGCCTGGCTAGAACCTGTTCAGGCAGCAAAAGGAGTCCTCTACACGGCGTTCGCGAGGCTGGTGAGCCAGCTCCATGGGTGA
- a CDS encoding cyclophilin-like fold protein, with translation MGELVLIFESIGEVHVELTGRNRRTAEALIGAAPFESRVNLWGDEIYFRTPVKVAQEVGSEVVELGDVAYWPPGDALCIFFGPTPVSRPGEIRPASPVNVIGKVKGDLEKLRKVKQGEKVRVEFRP, from the coding sequence ATGGGTGAACTTGTACTCATCTTCGAGAGCATAGGCGAGGTTCACGTGGAGCTCACGGGAAGGAATCGGAGGACCGCGGAAGCACTGATCGGTGCGGCGCCTTTCGAGAGCCGCGTGAACCTCTGGGGCGACGAGATCTACTTCCGCACTCCCGTAAAGGTCGCGCAGGAGGTGGGCAGTGAGGTCGTCGAGCTGGGCGATGTGGCGTACTGGCCCCCAGGCGATGCGCTGTGCATTTTCTTCGGCCCCACTCCCGTAAGCAGGCCAGGCGAGATCAGGCCGGCCAGCCCAGTGAACGTGATCGGCAAGGTGAAGGGCGACCTCGAAAAGCTAAGGAAAGTTAAGCAGGGAGAGAAAGTCAGAGTAGAGTTCAGGCCATGA
- a CDS encoding PRC-barrel domain-containing protein, whose translation MEITASSVIGKPVYDASAVKVGEVKDLVLNPSTGEAFLVIQSRESEKRVPIAQAVIGEIVLLSEHSSRSCPNCGFGRVPADANYCPRCGHPLTHPLQVGQG comes from the coding sequence ATGGAGATCACAGCCTCCAGCGTGATCGGCAAACCGGTGTACGATGCTTCAGCGGTCAAAGTCGGTGAGGTTAAAGACCTTGTCCTTAACCCGAGCACTGGGGAAGCTTTTCTCGTCATCCAGTCTCGAGAGTCCGAGAAGCGAGTACCTATCGCGCAAGCAGTTATCGGGGAGATCGTCCTTCTTTCAGAGCACAGCTCGCGGAGCTGCCCCAACTGCGGCTTCGGAAGAGTTCCTGCCGACGCAAACTACTGCCCAAGGTGCGGCCACCCTTTAACGCACCCTTTACAAGTAGGCCAGGGTTGA
- a CDS encoding SPFH domain-containing protein, with amino-acid sequence MIDLLILALVLLIVLAIIANHIRVIPEYQRLVILRLGRVRRIAGPGLVVLVPLIDKGIVVDLREQYIEVTKQTCITKDNAPVDIDFLIYFRVMDPKKSVVEVLDFRGAAVGIATTTLRAVVGDIDLDQVLAKREYINEVLREKLDEVTARWGVKVTAVEIREIIPPRDVQEAMIKQMAAERNRRAMVTEAEGKREAAIRVAQGERESLILKAEGEKQAAILRAEGERQAAILKAEGEAIALKEIDAAARTLDSATLLLRYFETLGTIASAPSTKIVVPLEVFKLLKPFEEHLEKLSKESEKR; translated from the coding sequence ATGATAGACCTCTTAATCCTTGCGCTAGTTCTACTGATAGTCCTAGCGATCATAGCCAACCACATTAGGGTTATCCCCGAGTACCAGCGCCTCGTCATCCTCCGCTTGGGCCGTGTGAGGAGAATCGCGGGCCCCGGGCTCGTCGTGCTCGTCCCCCTGATCGACAAGGGCATAGTCGTCGACTTGAGAGAACAGTACATCGAGGTAACTAAGCAGACGTGCATCACGAAGGATAACGCGCCCGTCGACATAGACTTCCTGATCTACTTCCGCGTGATGGATCCGAAGAAGAGCGTCGTAGAGGTCCTGGACTTTCGAGGGGCGGCCGTCGGCATAGCAACCACTACGCTCAGAGCGGTTGTAGGCGACATAGACCTCGACCAGGTGCTCGCGAAGAGAGAGTACATCAACGAGGTTCTGCGCGAGAAGCTAGACGAGGTGACAGCTAGGTGGGGCGTCAAGGTCACGGCTGTGGAGATCCGGGAGATTATCCCGCCCCGCGACGTGCAGGAGGCGATGATTAAGCAGATGGCAGCCGAGAGGAACAGGCGCGCGATGGTGACTGAAGCTGAGGGTAAGCGTGAAGCTGCGATACGCGTCGCTCAGGGAGAGAGGGAGTCGCTGATTCTCAAAGCCGAGGGAGAGAAGCAGGCAGCTATCCTGAGGGCTGAAGGTGAGAGGCAGGCTGCGATTCTGAAAGCGGAGGGAGAGGCTATCGCGTTGAAGGAAATTGACGCGGCGGCACGCACTCTAGATTCAGCCACGCTCCTCCTCCGGTACTTCGAGACTCTGGGGACGATAGCTTCGGCTCCCAGCACGAAGATAGTCGTGCCCCTAGAGGTTTTCAAGCTGCTCAAGCCGTTCGAGGAGCATCTCGAGAAGCTTTCCAAGGAGAGTGAAAAGCGGTAG
- a CDS encoding NfeD family protein, which produces MRKRWKLLVALLTAIAILAAAQPPRVVVVRLDGAVDEGMVYLIRRAAAEAERGVLVVELDSYGGYLQSADRAVAEIIACNCRVVAWVPPGGKATSAATIIALAAEKLYIAPGAVLGAVKPTPSDEKTMEYVYSRLLSLLERKGVPNSTLIARSMVYDAKAISYEEALRLRVADGSAGSIEELLRAEGLSGAVAERLPSDTLREVYSLIFNPLLAILFLLLGVLLISLEFHVTGFQGWGVAGAALVLLALYTFNLVGLGLVTLFLALLGSALILLELLQPGIQIFGLAGAAMLLLATLLEYFSNPPALSGAAVPVLAGLAILAGLAAVIVAKGAEVVRTPAPSRESVLIGKIGIARTPVSQAGGVVLVESELWSAVSEEEIPAGSRVIVVGVDGLTLRVRKAE; this is translated from the coding sequence ATGAGAAAGCGCTGGAAGTTGCTCGTAGCTCTTCTCACGGCGATAGCGATCCTGGCGGCAGCCCAGCCACCGCGCGTCGTCGTAGTGCGTCTAGACGGCGCAGTGGACGAGGGAATGGTCTACCTGATCCGCAGAGCTGCCGCGGAGGCAGAGCGGGGAGTATTAGTTGTCGAGTTGGACAGCTACGGCGGCTACCTACAGTCCGCGGATAGAGCTGTAGCCGAGATTATCGCCTGCAACTGCAGGGTAGTGGCTTGGGTCCCGCCAGGGGGGAAAGCTACCAGCGCAGCTACAATCATCGCCCTTGCCGCGGAGAAACTTTACATCGCGCCAGGCGCCGTGCTCGGCGCTGTTAAGCCGACGCCTTCAGATGAGAAGACGATGGAGTACGTGTACAGCCGGCTGCTCAGCCTACTTGAGAGAAAAGGTGTCCCGAACTCCACTTTGATCGCTAGAAGTATGGTGTACGACGCTAAGGCTATCTCCTATGAGGAGGCGCTGAGGCTGAGAGTGGCTGATGGGAGCGCTGGGAGCATTGAGGAGCTGCTCAGAGCAGAAGGGCTCTCGGGAGCTGTCGCGGAGCGGCTACCTTCAGATACCCTTAGGGAGGTATACTCTCTCATCTTCAACCCGCTGCTCGCGATTCTCTTCCTGCTTCTGGGAGTACTGCTAATCTCGCTCGAGTTCCACGTGACGGGCTTCCAAGGCTGGGGAGTTGCAGGCGCGGCCTTAGTTCTCCTAGCACTCTACACGTTCAACTTAGTGGGTCTCGGGCTGGTAACTCTATTTCTAGCCCTCTTAGGGTCTGCCCTCATTCTCCTCGAGCTTCTCCAGCCGGGGATCCAGATCTTCGGCTTAGCTGGGGCGGCTATGCTGCTCCTCGCCACGCTCCTCGAGTACTTCAGCAACCCACCAGCGCTTAGCGGTGCTGCTGTACCGGTTTTAGCGGGTCTGGCTATACTCGCGGGTCTCGCAGCAGTGATCGTCGCAAAGGGAGCAGAGGTCGTCAGAACACCCGCTCCCTCTCGGGAAAGCGTGCTTATAGGGAAGATTGGGATCGCAAGAACCCCTGTTTCTCAGGCGGGAGGAGTTGTGCTCGTTGAGAGTGAGCTCTGGAGCGCTGTGAGCGAGGAGGAGATACCCGCTGGCAGCAGGGTTATCGTCGTCGGAGTGGATGGCCTAACCCTGCGCGTGAGGAAAGCAGAGTAG